The segment CGTCAGGCCATCACCGGCGTCCGCCAGCCGTTTCATCGTCTCCAGGTTCGCGCGTCCGATCTTCGCGGCTCGGTAGGTGTAAGGTTTGCCCCGCGAAAACTGCAGCCGGATCCAATCCGTCCCATAGTCATAGGCGACCACGCCGGAATCGCCGACGGCATTTCGATAGCGTTTCATGGTTTTTCCGTCGTCCCATTTTGAGAGCTCAGGGCGGCCGGGCTGCACCCATGCCTACGCCAGACATCTGTCAGCCACCCGGTGTTCTTTTTCCGTGCCTTTTGCCCCAAACCGTGGTTCGCATCCCGCTCCGTCATGCGCTACCACAAATATCACGCTCTCGGCAACGACTACATCGTCCTCGATCCGCGCGATTTCCCGTCGTGGCAGCCCGCGCCCACGATCGACCAGATCCGCGTGGTCTGTCATCGCAACTTCGGGGTCGGCTCCGACGGCATCCTGTGGGGCCCGTTGCCCTCCAAACAAAGCGAGTTCGGGCTGCGCATCTTCAATCCAGACGGTTCCGAGGCGGAAAAGTCCGGCAACGGGCTGCGAATCTTTTCCCGTTTTCTGTGGGACCAGAAGCTCGTGCGCGCACCCGCCTTCACCGTCGAGACACCGGGCGGCAACGTGGAATCGGTCATCAAGGAAAACGGCCGGTTGATCACCGTGGCGATGGGCCGCGTCAGCTTCGACAGCGCGAAGATCCCGGTGAATCTCGCCGGCGCGGCCCGCGAGGTCATCAACGAGAAACTCACCGTGCTGGATCGCGAGTTCACCTATTGCGCCGCCACGATCGGCAATCCGCATTGCGTGATTCCGCTCGCCGAGATCTCGCCCGAAATTGCGCATCGCTACGGTCCAGCCATCGAGACGCATCCGAATTTCCCGCGCAAAACCAACGTCCAGTTTCTGCGCGTCCGTGATCGGCAGAATATCCAACTCGAGATCTGGGAACGCGGCGCTGGTTACACGCTCGCCTCGGGCAGTAGCTCGAGCGCCGCAGCCGCGGTGGCGCACCGGCTCGGATTGGTGGATCGCAACGTCACCGTCCACATGCCCGGGGGCACGATCGGCATCGAGATCGGCGGCGATTTCTCGATCATGATGACCGGCACGGTGAACAAGGTGGCCGAGGGAACGATGCACCCCGAGTTGTTCGCGGTGAAGGTCTGACACGAAGGTGCCGTCTTTTATTGGACGGCAATCTCCCGCCCCGCCGCGTCCATGTCCCCCTAAGACTGGCAGGCGGACCTATCGTCCTGCCGCCGCAGCCGCTTCGTCGCGCCGTTTGCGCGCCTGCGGACCGACGGCATCGGGTCCATCATCGGCGTCGGTAATCGGCAATACATCGGGATCGATCGTCTCGATCACCTTCAGTTCACCAAGATCCACGCGGCCCTCGCGGGGCGGCGCCGTGACCCACACCGGCTGTGCCGTCTCCCGTCCGACGTGCGGTGCCGCCTGGCGGGCCATTTGTTTCAACGTGGGCGTGAGAGCGAGTCCGATCGCCGGGCAACTCACCTTCGTGTGCCACAGCAGCCGCGTCTTGCCCTCGACCGCCGCGGCCCGATCCAGCGCCAGGATTGAGATGACGTAAAGCGGACCCTGCGACGATTCCTTCACCAGCTGCGCCAGCGAACTCTGCCGGAACCGGGTGAGCGCCTGCACCGTGTTGCTGATCGAGAGCGGCTCCATCTCCCAGAGGATGTCCAGCTTGTCGCCGCCCATGAAGAGCATGGCCTTGCCCCAGTCGTAATTCAGCGTGCCCCACGAGAGCACCAGCAGCACCTCGGGCATGTGTTTCACGCTGCCGGGGTGATAGCCCTGGTCCGCGAGAATCTTCAGGATCAGCTTCAGCATCTCCTTCTTCTGCGGAGGCCGCAGCCCCGCGATGCTGCGACCGTAGTCCTGATAGCCCAGCACGAGCGCCTCGTAGTAGATCGGATTCGCGGCGTTCGGCTGCCGCAAGAGCCGGCCTTGCGGCGTCATGTCCGTCACCGTGATCACCTCGACGTCGTGATGGAAGAACCGGCTGAAGAAACTCTCCTGCGCCGACGCCTTCGTTGCCGCCATCGTCAACGCGGCGGCGAGCAGTGCCCTGCCCACTCCGTCCAAACCCGCTCGGATTCTGCCGGACCAAGTCTGCATGAAATCGTGCCGAAGGCTCGTGATCGCACCGCGGCGTGTCAATCGAGAGCCGGGCGCGCGCGTGTGCCTTCACCTCACCCACGCCCTAGCGGTTTGCAGCCCACGTGGTACGGGCGTCTCGTCCGTGGAGTTGGCTGAAACCGGGCTGCGCGCCGCCAGGGTACGGGATGATCTTTTTGCCGGATCTCAGTATTTGACCGCGCAACCGTACGGCTGCGTGGCGGCTGTTGCCACCGGCCGGCCCGCTTTGAGATCCGCGAGCGCGGCGCTCACGTAATTCGTCGCGCGGCCGATGTCCTCCAGATCCGCGGAGCGAATGCTGTCGATCGCGCCGTTGTAAACGAGCACGCCGTCGGCGTTGATCACGAAGAGGTGGGGCGTGGCTTTCGCGCCGTACAGCCGGCCGACGGTCCCGTCCTGATCCCGCAGGTAAGCGGTCGGCGCGGCCTTCTGCTCCTGCAACCAGCGCGAAGCCGCACCGCTGGCGAGCGCGCCCTGCGTGCCATCCCGCCCGGTGTTAATCGCGAGCCACACCACGCCGTCGCTCGTCGCGGATTGCTGCAGTCGCGGGATATTGCCGCTGTGATAATGCTTCTGCACGAACGGGCAGCCCGAGTTGACCCATTCGAGCACCACGATCTTGCCGCGGTAGTCGGCCAGCTTGTGCGTCCGACCGTTGATATCGTTCAAGGTGAAGTCGGGCGCGGGCGCACCGATCGTAACCACGGCCATGGCCTGGGAAACCAACGCGACGGACCCGACCGACGCGGCGAGGAGGAGTGCACGAAAGGTCTTCATGGTGGGGAAAGGACGCGGGAATCTGTCGCGCCCCCGCCCATCCGCCACCCCGTGACACAGAATTTGCGCGCGTGGCGCGCCGAGTCACTGGTAGCTGCTGATCTTTTCCAGCAACGGGCAACCGCAGCGCATGAACGCCAGCTCGCAAAGCCACAGCACACCGTGCCGCGGGCTGCGGTTCAGATCCGTCACATCGATAAGCTTGTAGCCTAGCTCCGTCATTCGCGCCATCACCGCCGCCATCGTGTTCTCGATGCCCATCGCGCACACGCCGGCTTCGATCAGGATGATGTCGGTTTTACCGATGCAGTCCGAGGCCCCCGCGAGCACCTTCAGGTCGAATCCTTCCGCATCGATCTTGAGCATGTCCGGCACCGGCAGCCGCTCCGTCGCCAGAATCTCGTCCAACGTACGAATCTCCACCGTGGTTTGCTGGTAGCCATGGGCCGCAGCGGCCTCCGGGGTCATGCCGAAGTTGCTGCTGCAGTCCTGCGGCGCGATCGTCAACGGCAGCCGCCCCGGCGCGTCGCTCACCCCGGCGCTGATCCAGCGCAGCTTGAAGCCCTGTCGCACCAAATCCTGCACCTCCGCCTCGAGCTGCCCCTGCGGCTCGATCAACAAGAACTCCGCCGTGGGAAAATGCTGCAGCGCACCGCGCGTCCAGAGCCCGTGGTTCGCGCCCACGTCGACGATCTGCCGCGGGCGGAAACCCTGTCGTTGCAACAAGGAGAAAAAACTTTCCCAACTCGCGTCAGCAGAAGTGGCAGCCATGGATCGGTGAGAGGTGCAGGGAAGGACAAGGCGTCGCGCGAGAGGCGCGCAGCGCACCCTGCTGAATGCCGCAAACCGCGACCAGCGCAAGTCCGCGCCGGCGCGCGTGGCGATCTCAGGATTCGCATTGCCGGTCCGGTGGGCGCCGGTAGCCTCGGGGGCCTGTGACTGGCCGCCTCGCTGACCTCTTCCGCCTAGCTTGGGGACTGGTATATTGGAACGTCCGGAAAACGTGGTTCCAAGCGCGTCGCGGCCGTTCCCCCTGCCCGTGCCAGAGTCCCAGCGATTCGGGCCGCGCCTTCGAAACGCGCTGCGAAGCGTGCCTGAGTTGGGCGGACGCTGCGCGTTTCCGGCGCGTCTGCCCGTTGCTGGTGCCCACGCCCAACGGACTGCGTTGCTCGGTCGATACGCCGCAGGTGCGGCCGTTCTGGGGCCGGGCGTTGGCGCTGTACCTCGGCGCGGGATTGGCGATCTATCTGGCGGGCGCCTGCGCGCTGTTTGGGTTTTTGCGCACGGTCGGTTATCCCATCAGCATCGTGCACCTGGTGTGGCCGCCCTCCTGGCACCGGGTCGGCCAGGCCCGCGGCTCGTTCTTCTGGGGCCGCGCGCAGCAAGCCTTCGCGGCCGGCCGCATGAGCGAGGGCATGCTCTATCTCACCAACGCCCACGAGTTCGATCCCGACAACTATGCGATCGCCTTCACGCTCGCGCAGCGGCTGCAACTCACTCATCCGCTTCGCGCCGATGAGCTTTACCGCGAGTTGATCCACGACCACCCGGCCCAGCGCCCGCTCACTTATCAATTGTGGTTTCGCACCCGGCTCGCCCGCGGCGATTTCGCCGGCGTCGAAGAAATCGCCCGGTTGCGACTGCTCGAGGATCCGGACAACGCTTCGGTCTGGATGCGCGCGCTCGTGTTTGTCAGCCGGCAGACCGGCGAGCAGGCGACGCTGCGCCAGTTGCTCGCGTCCGAGCACGCCGCAGCGATCCCGTGGCGACCGCTCCTCGGCACCGAGCTCCTCCTTCGCGAAAACCGCGCCCGCGCCCGCATCGAGCTCACCCGCCCCTGGCCCGACATTCCGCCTTACGGGCTCTACTACCAGATCGACGAGCGGATCGAGCTCGGTGACGTGATTGGCGCGGTCGATCTCCTGGAAGCAAACCGCCCGCGGCTCGATGACACCGCCATCGCCGCCCTGCTCCTTCATGCCTACGCGACCATGGGGGCGACCACGTCCCGCGACCGCCTCACCACATCCCTGCTCGCGCCCGCGCTCACGGCCCCGACGGTGAACCTGCTGGCGGCGCACCTGATCCGGCATCCCGATTCCGCCACGCTCGATCGACTGTTCACCAAATTCGAGCACGCCAACCTGGCGCTCACCGACGCCACGTTGGAAAGCCACCTCGCACTCTTCTGCGCCATCGGCGTCGCCGGCGATTGGGCCAAATTGCAGACGCTCGGCGCGAAAATTCGAAGCCAGATCGGCGGTCAGGCGGCGATGCTCGGCGTCGCCGAGGCCTTCTTCCGGCACCGCGGCGATGACGCCCCCGTCGCCCGGCTGCTGCCCATCCTCCCGATGTCGCTCGAGGTTCACTATGCGCTGCTCGAGCGTTACCCCGCGCCACGACCGAAGCCCGCGCGCTTTCTCCCATGAGTCGCCTGCTCCAGCTCGACGCTCCCAACGCTGCAGGCCCGCGGCCGCTCACCTCCGCTCCGAGCTTGGCGAAAATCAACCTGCTGCTGCTCGCCGGTTTTTTCGTCGCGCTGGTCGCCTTGCTCTGGCCGCACTGGCGAGACAACGCGGATCTCTCCCACGGGTTCGTCACACCCGTCCTTTTTCTCCTGCTGCTCCACGAAGCGCGTCGCGGCCCCCAACGTTATCTTCGCTGCACCGCCGGACTCCGGGCGGTGCAATCCACCCTGCTCGCGCTCGCCCTCCTGCTGGTCTGCGCCAGCGGACTCTACGCCGCCACGCTCGACTGGACGCACTCCCTCGTGGCGTTCGTTCTCACCGGCGCATTCGTGCTGCTGCTCGGTGCCAGCCTGTTGGGGTTTGCTGCGGATTCGGCACGCATCATCCCCTTCAACTGGACCGCGGTGGTCGCGATCGCCGTGTGGCTGCTGAGTGCGCCCATCCCGCCCGGAACCTACCTGCGGCTCATGCTGGCCCTGCAGCTCACCGTCACCGAGAACGTGCTGCGTGCCCTGCACCTGCTTGGAATCGCCGCCCAGCGGCATGGCAATGTGATTGAACTCGCCACCGCGACGGTCGGCGTCGAGGAGGCCTGCAGCGGGATCCGCAGCCTGATCTCCTGCATTTTCGCCGGACTCTTTTTCTCCGCCACGCTGGTCCGCCGACCTTGGGCGCGAGCGTTGATCATCGCGCTCGCCGCTCCGCTCGCGATCGCGATGAATTTCCTGCGCTCGCTCATCCTGACCCTGCTCGCCAATCACGGCGCCGACATTTCCGGACTCTGGCACGACCTGACCGGTTTTGCCGTGCTCGGCGTAACCGCGGGATTGCTGGCGGCAATCGCGCTCGCGCTCGAACGCCGCTCACCGCCAGCCGCCACGCCGACGGCCACCACGGAGGCCGCAACCGGATACGTCCGGCCAGCAGGCTACCGTTCCTCGCTCGAAAAACTGCAGCTCCCGGTCACCGTCGCCGGCGCGATCACCGTCGCGCTCGCGCTTTTTTTCGTGGTCAACACGCGTCCGTCCGCGCGCCAGAACCTGCCGCCACCCGACCTCCTCGCCGTTCTCCCGGGCGAGAGCGGTGGATGGAACGTTCAGACCGCGGACGATCTTTACCAGTTCACTGCGACGCTGCAAACCGAGCATCTGGCGCAACGCACCTACACGCGGGTTCGCAACGACCAGCTCGAGCAGATCACCGTGTATCTCGCGTACTGGCCGGCCGGGCAGGCTCCCGTCAGCCTCGTCGCGTCGCATACACCCGACGCGTGCTGGCCGGGCAGCGGCTGGGTGCCGGTTCCGCTCGCGCCCGCCGCCACTCTGATCTCGCTGCCCGGCCGCCCGCTTGCGCAGCCCGAAGCGCGGCTTTTTCTCAGCGGCCAGCGTCCGCAATACGTCTGGTTCTGGCATCTCTACGATGGCCGGCCGATCGCGCATCGCGAACCTCGTTCGCCGCTCGCGCTGCTCAAGCTCGCGTCGAAGTACGGCTTCTCGCACAACGGCGACCAACTCTTCGTCCGTGTTTCCAGCAATCGTCCGTGGCCCGAATTTTCCGGCGAGCCGCTGATCGCCCAGTTGTTCGAGCGGCTCCAGCCGTTCGGGCTGTAGCCGGCAGCCCTTCCATGCCCCTCCCCCTCACTCGTCTCGAGCGTCACATCCTCTGCATCCTGGCCGGGCTGATCGTGCTCGGGCTGATCGGACTCGCAGTGCTGTAGCTGCGTCGCCCGCGATCGCACGGGCGCATAGTTCCCGAACTGGGCGCAGCCCGCTGAGTTGCGCGCCAATTGCGAGGAGCCGCTCCACAGACGGGCGGCAATTGGCAGAAAATGCGGAGTGAATTGAATCGTCCCGCTCCCGCCGAATTTCAGAGTTTTTGGACGCGCGGGTCGACGTCCCCACCCCGGCGGCCGGCTCTCGTTCCACCGAAACTTCCAGCAAGGCATCCCCATGGTTTCTCCTGCCTCTTCCCAGCCCCGCGAAATGCTGAAGACCCTTCCCGGCGACGACGTGCGCCAGATCATGTGGCGGTTTCAGCACCGTTACGATCTGCAGATGTTGATCCAATCCTCGCGCGGCGTCGCCCGCGGACTGGTGGCGCACCTCGTCGCGGAAGGCGCGCGCAACAGTCACGAGTGGACCGCCGCGAAGCAGCAACTGCTCAAAGCCTACGACGAAGCCGGCATCACGACGTGCTTCATGGATCCGCATCAGGGCGGATTCATCGAGGGCCCGAAGAATCTCGCGCTCGCGCTCGTCGCCCTCGAGCTCGCCTGGGTCGACGCCGGCGCCGCCACCGGCAGTCTCGCCGGCAACCTCGCTCTCTCCCCCATCCACGAGCGCGGCACCCAGGCCCAACGCGACGTCTACATGAGCCGCTGCGTCCCGCCGCAGCCGGGCGAACAGAAGCAGGTCTGGCGCGGCGCGTTCAGTCTGACCGAGCCCTTGCCGTATGTCGGCGTGGAGACCGGCCTGCTCAGCGGCCGCGTGTCGATCGCGGAATGGCCGGACGGACAGGAGCCGCTGCTGCAGGTCGACAAGCGCGCGCGCTTCATCACCAACATGGGTTTCGCGAACTTCACGACGGCCGCCGTTGAGAGCGCCGATCCGCGCCTCAAGGGCAGCTGCATCGTGATCCTCGAGGAGACCGATCCCGGCACGTACGACCGCGGCGTGCCAACGCGCAAGATGGTGCACCAGCTGTCGTCGACCAACGATCCGGTGTTCAGCCTCAAGGTGCCCGCGAGCCGGATCATCGGCGGCTACACGATCAAGGATGGCGTGATCATTCCAAACTACAGCCACGGTGAAATCATCGAGGCCGTGTTCCGCCGCACGCGCGTGACCGTCGGCATCATGACCGCCGCCAAACTGCTCTCGGCAGTCGAGCCGGTGATTCGCTATCACCGCAATCGGTTCCGCGGCGCCTCGAGCGTCAATCCTGGCACGCCCCGGTTCGACCAGGGGCTGCAGCAGAAGGAAGACTGCCTGCAACGGCTCGTGGATATCTGGGCCAACGGCGAGGCCGCGGCCTCGCTCGGGTTCGCCGCCGCCCGGCTCTTCGACGAGCTCGATCCGCTCGAAAAACTCAAGGACCAGAAGTTCGCCGAACAGAAAATCGCGCCCGGCATGGCGCAGATGAAGGCGTTTCGGGCCATCGCGAAACAGGCACTCGAGTTCATCGCGCTCGAGGCGCAGCCCGCGGCGACACGCGATGCCGCGCGTTACGAGGCGCTGAAAGCCGACGCGCTCGTGCAGTATCTCATCCTCGACTCGCAGGCCAACGTCCTCTGCCCCGCGACCAAGCTCTGGAACACCGGCCACGGCGCGAACGTCATGCGCGAAGCGGTCAGCCTCGTCGGCGGCTACGGCATCACCGAAGACTGTCCGGGTTTCCTCGGCCACAAATGGATGGATGCCCAGCTCGAGGCCACCTACGAAGGGCCGGAAGCGGTGCAGCGTCGCCAGCTTTCGGTGACGATGACCAACGAGGTTTTCCTCGGCTCGTGCCGTAGCTGGATCCGCGACCTGCAGCAGATCGCCGCCACCCATCCCGGCATCGGTGCAAACTCAGTCGCCGCGGGCATGGAGCTGTGGCTCTGGACGCTCGAACATCTGCAGAAGGGCACCGACGCGCTTGGCGCAAAACTCTTCTCGAGCAATCGGCAGGGCGTCACGTTTCCGCTCGCCGATGCACTGTGCTGGCTCCTCGCCTCGCGCCAGCAAATCCTCGATGTGATCGAACTCGAGACGAAGGGCCACGAAAGCGCCACGCTCGCCGATGGCCTCAGCGGCTACGTCAATTTCTTCACCGATCTTTGCGCGGTGCAGGCCGCGACGGCCGCCGGCGAAGTCGGCCGGATTTGCGCCGAATTGGTCTACGGTTACGGCAGCGCGCCCGCGGGAGCCGAGTCGTTCGTCGCACTGCGTACGAAGCTCGACGCGAGCCTCGCGGGGGCCCGGCTCGCCAAGGACCGCGCCGCGGACGCCCTCACCACCGTCATGATTCCCGAGGCGCTCGATTATCCCGCGTAGCGTTCTCTCACCTCATAGGTCCCACCCGTCCGATAGGTCCCATTCAGCCACGCCATGAGCACCTCTCTCCCCGATCGTCAGTCGATGTCGGTCGACATCGTTTGCGTTGGGTTTGGGCCCGCGATGGGTGGATTTCTCACCACGCTGTCGCGGCAGCTCGTCAAGGAAGACGGCACACCGGCGGTCGAAAGCCCCAGCGCGCCGGGCCTGCCGCCGCAGGTGATCTGCTACGAGCGCGCCGATGACTTGGGCTTCGGCGTCTCCGGCGTCGTCACTCCGGCGCGCGCGATCAAGCAGAGTTTCCCGCAGTTCGATCCTGCGCAGGTGCCGATGGCCGCCCCGGTGAAGCACGAGAAGATCGCCTATCTGCTCGACCCGATCGGCGCGAGTCGTCGCTCGACCGCATTGCGCGTGGCCGACGCGCTCATCCGCGCCGGCCAATGGGCGCTGCCTTACGAACATCAGGCGGTGAACCTGCCCTGGACGCCGCCGTTCCTGCGCAAGCACGACGGCCTCGTGCTCTCGATGGGCCAATTCATGCAGTGGGTGGGCTCGCAGGTGATGGGATCCGGCACCGTGCAGGTGTGGCCCTCCACTCCCGTGGCGAGTCCGTTGTTCGAAAACGGCAGCGTCGTCGGCGTCCGGCTGATCGATCAGGGCACGGACAAACAGGGACAACCCGCGGACGGGTTCATGCCCGGGATGGACATCCGCGCCGCGCTCACCGTCGTAGGCGACGGACCCGTCGGCGCACTCGGCCGGCAACTCGATGAACACTTCCGGCTGCCGATGGGCAATCACCAGTTCGATTGGGCGATCGGCATGAAGGCCGTGGTCGATCTGCCGCCGCACGTCGAGCTCGCGCCTGGTACCGTTTTCCACACGTTCGGTTATCCCGAGCCCGAGATTTTTGGTTTTATGTACGTGCATCCGGGACGGATCGCCTCGCTCGGCATTTTCGTGCCGTCGTGGTTCGATTCACCCGTCCGCACCGCCTACCGCTACCTGCAGCATTGGATGCTGCATCCGTATCTCTGGCGCTACCTCGAGGGCGGCACGCTGCGGTCGTGGGGCGCGAAATCGCTGCAGGAGTCCGGCCGCGCGGGTGAGCCACGACTCGCCGGCAACGGCTACGCGCGCATCGGCGAGGGCTCCGGCAGCACCAACGTGCTCACCGGCTCTGGCGTCGACGAAGCGTGGGCCACCGGCACGATGCTGGCCGAGGGCGTGGTCGAGTTGCTCAAGGCCGGCAAGCCGTTCACGCAGGAAAACCTCGAGCAAGCCTACGTTCGCCGCCGGCGCGCGAGCTGGGTCGAACGCGAAGCCCGTGTCGCCGAACAAGCGCGCGACGGCTTTCAGCGCGGCGTGGTCACCGGCCTGCTCGGAATGGGCCTCACCGGACTCAGCGGCGGCCGGTTGAATCTCGGTGGTGATCCGAAACCCCCACATCGCCGCGTCCCGAGTCTCGAGTCCTACTACCGCGGCAAGCTCACGCCGGCCGAGATCCAGCAATTGCGCGAGGACTGTGCGGCGAAAGGCACCAGCCTGCGCGACGCGTTGATGGATCGCGTGGGCTGGCCGGCCGTCCCGCTGGATGGCAAGCTGCTCATCTCGCAGCAGGACGCGCTGCTGACCGGCGGCAAGGTGCAGGCTCCGCCCGGCTACGCGGACCACGTCACGTTCGTCGACCCAAACACCTGTGCCCAGTGCGGCGTGAAGATCTGCATCGACGCGTGCTCCGGCCAGGCGATCAGCGCGGGCACCAACGGAGTCCCCCAGTTCGACCGCGAGAAATGCGTGCATTGCGGCGCCTGCCTCTGGAACTGCTCGCAACCGCACCCTTCGGATCCGCGGCGCACCAACATCGCGTTTCTCGCCGGCGCCGGCGGGCTGCACTCCGCAGAAAACTAGCGCGGAAATTTCATGAACAGGAGTGAAGCTCAGTCCGAAATTTCCGTCCGCCTGCGGCGGAGCGACCTTGTCGCTAGCCCCGACAGACGGAGGGCGGATGTTTCATGAACCTCATGAAATATCCGGGCTAGAATCCTCGACCTTCGGCCCGCGAATCACGCGAACCCCCGCGAATGCCGCCCGCACCGTCATCGCTAAAAACCCTCTCTCTTTCCAACTCCGTTCGGCTTCGCGTCCATCCGCGTGATTCGCGGGCCCCTGTCTTATCCTCATGAGTAACGCCTACCACATCGTCGTCTGCGGCAGCCTCGTGCCTGATCCGCTGCAGACGCTGGAACCCATCAGCACGCCCACCGGGCCCGCGCTGAAAAACGAAATGATGTTGCCCGCCGTGCTCGACCCTTGGGCCGGCCACGCGCTGTTCGAAGCCGCGAACCTCGCGAAGAAAAATCCTGGCAGCAAGGTGTGGCTGGTGAGTATCGGCCCCAAGGCGAAGCTCCAGCAGGTGATGATGACGGTCGCGCAGAAGGTGCCGTTTGAACTCGTCGCGCTCGACGGCCCGGCCAGCGGATTCACCGAATCGGCCGACATTGCCGCTGCGCTCGCCACGGCGATCCAAGGCATCGCCGGACTCGATCGCTCGCGCCTGCTCGTTTTCGGCGGATGGGAATCCGCCTCGCGCGGCGCCGGCACGACCCTGCAGATGGTCGGCGAGCGGCTCGGCATCACCGATCAATTCCAAGGCGTGGACGAACTCACCGTGCAACCCGACGGCGTGATCCGCGTACTCGAGCGCATCGAGGGCGGCCGGCATCAGGTTTCCACGTGCAACGCGTTGCCCGCGCTACTCGGCTGGGCGACCGGCAATCTTCCCGAACCGCCCAATAACCCGCAGGTCGGAATGGCGAACATGCGCACGGTCATGCCGGCGTTGCAGCGCGCGCAGCCGGCCAAGATCGCGAGTGACGGCGTCGCCTTCGCCAGCGTCTCGCTGCCCAAGCAGCGGCGCGAAACCAGGGTCGTCAAGGACCTCACGCCCGACGCCATCGCCGCCGAAATCGTCGCCTGGATCGGAAAGGAATAAGCCCATGGAAACCCTCCTCTTTCTCGCTCACACCGAACCCGATGGCTCGCTCGCAAAGCCGGCACTCGAAACCCTCACGTCCGCGAAGTCGCTCGCGGCGAGCCTTAGCGCGACATTCGTCGCCGGGCTCGTCGGCGGTGAAGTGCAACCCGCAGCGAACCAGATCGCCGCTTGCGGTGCGACGCGCTTGCTCGGCGTCGCCGGCCCGGAGTTCGCGGCCTCGCGCTACGCCACCGACATCGTCGCCATCGAAGCGCTCGCGAAATCCGCCAACGCCACGCTCGTCGTCGCGCCCGCCACGTCGCGCTGGAACCGCGTGCTCGCCGGCGCGGCGCAGCGGCTCGGCGGCCGGATCGACGCCCACGTCACCGGCGCGGCCGTCACCGAAGGGAAACTGAATCTCACGCGCTGGTACTACCGCCAGCGGATGGAAGCGGTGGTCCAGCGCACCCGCCGGCCGTGGTTCATCCTGCTTGAGTCGGGTTGCGCCGAGCCGTGGCAGGGCGCGGCCGGAACCGCGACCGTCGAAGCTGTCGCCGTCCCGCTCACTCCTGCCCAGCAGCACACTGCCGTGGTCGGCGTGCAGGCGCCCGCCGCCGACGCGCAGACCATCCGGCCCGACGCCCAGCTTCTGTTCGTCGCCGGCGCGGGCTGGACCAAGAAACAATCCGACGGCCAGCCGCACGTGCCGGAAGCCGAAAAACTGATCCTCGATTTTCTCGGCAAAACCAAGGCCTCGCTCGGCAGCACCAAGTCGCTCGTCGATCTCAGCGGCGAAGGTCAGGCCGTGCTCCCGTTCATGTCGCACCTCAACCAGGTCGGCCAGACCGGCTCCACGCCGCGGCACCCGAAAGGTCTGGCGACGTGCTGCCACGGTGAGGAGCCGCACACCGTCGGCTGGCGGTTCATCAACGAGCGCCGCGCGATCAATCTCAACCCGAGCTGCAGCTGGGCGCAGGGCAAGGCCGACGTCCTCTACGTCGCCGACGCGTTCGCGGTCATGCGCAAGGTGAACGAGCTTCTTGCCGCGAGATCCTAGCTCCCCCGCGCCCATCTGCAGCCCCCCGCCTCGGCCCAATGTAACCTGTTAGGTTACATTGGCGGAGTGCCGTCGCCGACAATCCGCGTTGCCTCGCGGCCTGTTCGCGCGAGGATGCCATGTCGCCCGCATGAACTCGGCCGATTCCTCACCCCCTCCCCCCGCCGCGGTTCCTTCCGGTTCCAACGCGCCGTACGGACCGACGCGGTGGGTGCCGTGGATGATGGTGGCCACGCTGGCAATTCTTTGCGCCTGTTTGGCGCAG is part of the Opitutus terrae PB90-1 genome and harbors:
- a CDS encoding acyl-CoA dehydrogenase family protein; the protein is MVSPASSQPREMLKTLPGDDVRQIMWRFQHRYDLQMLIQSSRGVARGLVAHLVAEGARNSHEWTAAKQQLLKAYDEAGITTCFMDPHQGGFIEGPKNLALALVALELAWVDAGAATGSLAGNLALSPIHERGTQAQRDVYMSRCVPPQPGEQKQVWRGAFSLTEPLPYVGVETGLLSGRVSIAEWPDGQEPLLQVDKRARFITNMGFANFTTAAVESADPRLKGSCIVILEETDPGTYDRGVPTRKMVHQLSSTNDPVFSLKVPASRIIGGYTIKDGVIIPNYSHGEIIEAVFRRTRVTVGIMTAAKLLSAVEPVIRYHRNRFRGASSVNPGTPRFDQGLQQKEDCLQRLVDIWANGEAAASLGFAAARLFDELDPLEKLKDQKFAEQKIAPGMAQMKAFRAIAKQALEFIALEAQPAATRDAARYEALKADALVQYLILDSQANVLCPATKLWNTGHGANVMREAVSLVGGYGITEDCPGFLGHKWMDAQLEATYEGPEAVQRRQLSVTMTNEVFLGSCRSWIRDLQQIAATHPGIGANSVAAGMELWLWTLEHLQKGTDALGAKLFSSNRQGVTFPLADALCWLLASRQQILDVIELETKGHESATLADGLSGYVNFFTDLCAVQAATAAGEVGRICAELVYGYGSAPAGAESFVALRTKLDASLAGARLAKDRAADALTTVMIPEALDYPA
- a CDS encoding exosortase/archaeosortase family protein, translating into MSRLLQLDAPNAAGPRPLTSAPSLAKINLLLLAGFFVALVALLWPHWRDNADLSHGFVTPVLFLLLLHEARRGPQRYLRCTAGLRAVQSTLLALALLLVCASGLYAATLDWTHSLVAFVLTGAFVLLLGASLLGFAADSARIIPFNWTAVVAIAVWLLSAPIPPGTYLRLMLALQLTVTENVLRALHLLGIAAQRHGNVIELATATVGVEEACSGIRSLISCIFAGLFFSATLVRRPWARALIIALAAPLAIAMNFLRSLILTLLANHGADISGLWHDLTGFAVLGVTAGLLAAIALALERRSPPAATPTATTEAATGYVRPAGYRSSLEKLQLPVTVAGAITVALALFFVVNTRPSARQNLPPPDLLAVLPGESGGWNVQTADDLYQFTATLQTEHLAQRTYTRVRNDQLEQITVYLAYWPAGQAPVSLVASHTPDACWPGSGWVPVPLAPAATLISLPGRPLAQPEARLFLSGQRPQYVWFWHLYDGRPIAHREPRSPLALLKLASKYGFSHNGDQLFVRVSSNRPWPEFSGEPLIAQLFERLQPFGL
- a CDS encoding FkbM family methyltransferase; the protein is MAATSADASWESFFSLLQRQGFRPRQIVDVGANHGLWTRGALQHFPTAEFLLIEPQGQLEAEVQDLVRQGFKLRWISAGVSDAPGRLPLTIAPQDCSSNFGMTPEAAAAHGYQQTTVEIRTLDEILATERLPVPDMLKIDAEGFDLKVLAGASDCIGKTDIILIEAGVCAMGIENTMAAVMARMTELGYKLIDVTDLNRSPRHGVLWLCELAFMRCGCPLLEKISSYQ
- the dapF gene encoding diaminopimelate epimerase, translated to MRYHKYHALGNDYIVLDPRDFPSWQPAPTIDQIRVVCHRNFGVGSDGILWGPLPSKQSEFGLRIFNPDGSEAEKSGNGLRIFSRFLWDQKLVRAPAFTVETPGGNVESVIKENGRLITVAMGRVSFDSAKIPVNLAGAAREVINEKLTVLDREFTYCAATIGNPHCVIPLAEISPEIAHRYGPAIETHPNFPRKTNVQFLRVRDRQNIQLEIWERGAGYTLASGSSSSAAAAVAHRLGLVDRNVTVHMPGGTIGIEIGGDFSIMMTGTVNKVAEGTMHPELFAVKV
- a CDS encoding redoxin domain-containing protein, encoding MKTFRALLLAASVGSVALVSQAMAVVTIGAPAPDFTLNDINGRTHKLADYRGKIVVLEWVNSGCPFVQKHYHSGNIPRLQQSATSDGVVWLAINTGRDGTQGALASGAASRWLQEQKAAPTAYLRDQDGTVGRLYGAKATPHLFVINADGVLVYNGAIDSIRSADLEDIGRATNYVSAALADLKAGRPVATAATQPYGCAVKY